Proteins encoded by one window of Paenibacillus sp. DCT19:
- a CDS encoding DMT family transporter gives MSKKVGIGTLLCLIASMSWGAMFPVAHSALQRMDPLYFSFYRYLFVTIILVVLLYFKEGKQAFRFEGLSRKLLFYGTMGFTLYNFMIFSGQDLMGESGTIVASIMEALMPMITIVILWYRTKSTPAKATLTSMTIALIGALLVITNGNLSFFMMARDHLLPVLLIFMGAIGWVVYSLGGGSFPQWSVLRYSTLTCLLGTVVSFVIVTSATLLQWLPAPHWNDLLSIKYEMLFMIFFPGTIALLSWNAGMKMLSPVNGILFISLVPVTTFVVMSFQGYSVSLNEFYGALLVIFALIQNNLFQRKSVSKTRVRGESV, from the coding sequence ATGAGTAAGAAGGTTGGAATAGGGACGTTGTTATGTCTGATTGCCAGTATGTCATGGGGAGCTATGTTTCCAGTGGCACACAGTGCATTACAACGAATGGACCCACTATATTTTTCGTTTTACCGCTATTTATTTGTCACCATTATTCTTGTTGTATTGCTGTATTTTAAGGAAGGAAAGCAGGCATTTCGGTTTGAGGGTCTCAGCCGCAAGCTGTTGTTTTATGGAACGATGGGATTCACATTATATAATTTCATGATTTTCTCTGGACAAGATCTGATGGGAGAGTCAGGTACAATTGTAGCCTCAATTATGGAAGCGCTAATGCCAATGATTACGATTGTGATCCTCTGGTATCGAACCAAAAGCACACCAGCTAAAGCCACACTGACCAGCATGACCATTGCTCTGATCGGAGCTTTACTTGTGATCACCAATGGCAATCTTTCATTTTTCATGATGGCACGAGATCATCTTCTTCCTGTATTACTGATCTTTATGGGAGCGATAGGCTGGGTTGTTTATTCACTCGGAGGGGGTTCCTTTCCCCAGTGGTCTGTACTGAGATATTCTACACTGACTTGCCTGCTGGGAACGGTCGTTTCGTTCGTCATCGTAACATCGGCCACGCTGTTGCAATGGCTTCCCGCGCCCCACTGGAATGACTTGTTGTCCATTAAATACGAGATGTTATTTATGATTTTTTTCCCTGGAACGATCGCTTTATTAAGCTGGAATGCAGGAATGAAAATGCTCTCACCTGTTAACGGCATCTTGTTTATCAGCTTGGTTCCTGTGACCACTTTTGTCGTGATGTCGTTTCAAGGCTATTCGGTCAGTCTTAACGAATTTTATGGTGCATTGCTGGTCATTTTTGCATTAATCCAAAATAACCTTTTCCAGCGTAAATCTGTGAGTAAGACGCGTGTTCGTGGAGAATCAGTTTAA
- a CDS encoding LysR substrate-binding domain-containing protein, whose protein sequence is MDINDLRIFKTVATRGSVSQAALDLNYVQSNVTARIKQLEAELQTALFVRHKRGMILNSEGKRLMEYTEEILTKFDEIQYAFQTTEDPRGILNIGIVDTLTNLPGILSPYIDRYPRVELSLHAGVSENLFQDVLNSRLDGAFMTGPVNHPLIETHHVFDEELIIVSKSDQFDIEHASTIPLLLFNQGCGYRERLESWLRSEGIMPRKVMSFGTFETIMGSVAAGIGITIAPKSSTRTWIDAGKLYGYDIPEEFNKISTVFIRRNDIYYTNTLQSFVQTLP, encoded by the coding sequence ATGGACATCAATGACCTACGAATCTTCAAAACGGTCGCAACGCGAGGGAGTGTAAGTCAGGCCGCCTTGGACTTGAACTATGTTCAGTCTAATGTTACCGCCAGAATCAAACAGCTTGAAGCTGAATTACAGACGGCATTATTTGTTAGACACAAACGCGGAATGATCTTAAACTCAGAAGGCAAGCGATTGATGGAATATACGGAAGAGATTCTGACGAAGTTCGACGAAATCCAATATGCTTTTCAAACTACGGAAGACCCTCGGGGGATTCTTAACATCGGGATTGTGGATACGTTGACGAATTTACCTGGCATATTGTCGCCATACATTGATAGATATCCTCGTGTTGAACTCTCCTTACATGCAGGCGTTAGCGAAAATCTGTTTCAAGATGTGTTGAATTCCAGGCTGGATGGTGCATTTATGACGGGGCCAGTCAATCATCCGTTGATTGAAACACATCATGTTTTTGATGAAGAATTAATTATCGTTAGCAAAAGTGATCAATTTGATATCGAACACGCTTCAACCATACCATTGTTGTTATTCAACCAAGGCTGTGGTTATCGAGAAAGGCTGGAAAGCTGGTTAAGATCAGAGGGCATTATGCCTCGTAAAGTGATGTCATTTGGCACCTTCGAAACGATCATGGGAAGTGTTGCTGCCGGCATTGGCATCACTATCGCCCCCAAATCGTCAACTCGTACATGGATTGATGCTGGAAAGTTGTATGGGTACGATATCCCTGAAGAATTTAATAAGATCTCTACCGTATTCATCCGAAGAAACGATATTTATTACACGAATACACTCCAATCGTTTGTTCAGACATTGCCGTAA